The following are from one region of the Aquirufa lenticrescens genome:
- the rpsH gene encoding 30S ribosomal protein S8 — MTDPIADYLTRLRNALKARHRVVEIPASNIKKEITKVLFDKGYISNYKFDDSSVQGTIKIALKYNSVTKQPAIVNLTRISKPGLRKYNGAEELPRVLNGLGIAILSTSKGVITDKEARTLHVGGEVLCYVY; from the coding sequence ATGACAGATCCAATAGCAGATTATTTAACCCGATTGAGAAATGCCTTGAAGGCACGCCATAGGGTAGTTGAAATTCCTGCTTCCAACATTAAAAAGGAAATTACGAAAGTACTTTTTGATAAAGGATACATTTCAAACTATAAATTCGATGATTCATCCGTACAGGGAACCATCAAAATTGCGTTGAAATACAACTCAGTTACGAAGCAACCTGCTATCGTTAACTTGACTCGTATCTCTAAGCCAGGTCTTCGTAAATACAATGGTGCTGAAGAGTTACCACGTGTATTGAACGGATTGGGTATCGCTATCTTGTCTACTTCTAAGGGAGTAATCACAGATAAAGAAGCTCGTACTTTACACGTAGGTGGAGAAGTACTTTGTTACGTATATTAA
- the rpsN gene encoding 30S ribosomal protein S14 translates to MAKESVKARERKREAAVAKYAVKRAALKAAGDYVGLDKLPKNASPVRLHNRCKLTGRPRGYMRKFGISRVTFREMASNGLIPGVTKSSW, encoded by the coding sequence ATGGCTAAAGAGTCAGTAAAAGCAAGAGAAAGAAAACGCGAAGCAGCAGTTGCAAAATATGCAGTGAAGCGCGCAGCTTTAAAAGCAGCTGGAGATTACGTTGGATTGGATAAACTTCCAAAAAATGCATCTCCTGTACGTTTACACAACCGTTGTAAATTAACAGGACGTCCTCGTGGATATATGCGTAAGTTCGGTATTAGCCGTGTTACGTTCCGTGAAATGGCATCCAATGGTTTGATTCCAGGTGTAACTAAATCAAGCTGGTAA
- the rplE gene encoding 50S ribosomal protein L5, translating to MAVPRLKERFVKEVVPSLKEKFQYKSIMQVPKITKIVINKGVGAAVSDKKLIDIAIEEITQIAGQKAVATISKKAISNFKLREDMPIGVKVTLRGDKMYEFLDRLTTVSLARVRDFKGISEKGFDGRGNYTLGVKEQIIFPEISIDKVSKISGMDITFVTTAGTDEEAYALLAAVGMPFANQKK from the coding sequence ATGGCAGTACCTAGATTAAAAGAACGTTTTGTTAAGGAGGTTGTACCAAGCTTAAAAGAAAAGTTTCAGTACAAGTCTATCATGCAAGTGCCTAAGATTACTAAAATCGTAATCAATAAGGGTGTAGGAGCCGCGGTGTCGGACAAGAAATTAATTGATATCGCTATCGAAGAAATTACACAAATCGCTGGTCAAAAGGCGGTAGCTACGATCTCTAAGAAAGCTATCTCGAACTTTAAGTTACGTGAAGATATGCCTATCGGTGTGAAAGTAACGTTACGTGGAGATAAGATGTACGAATTCTTAGATCGTTTAACAACAGTTTCTTTAGCACGTGTTCGTGACTTTAAAGGAATCTCTGAAAAAGGATTTGATGGTCGTGGAAATTATACTTTAGGGGTGAAAGAGCAAATTATCTTCCCTGAAATTTCAATCGATAAAGTAAGCAAAATCTCTGGTATGGACATCACGTTTGTGACGACTGCCGGAACAGATGAAGAAGCTTATGCTTTATTAGCAGCGGTTGGAATGCCTTTTGCAAATCAAAAAAAATAA
- the rplX gene encoding 50S ribosomal protein L24 — protein MEKNTSKPAKLHVKKGDTVQVIAGNAKGKTGVITQVIVEKSRAIVEGANLQTKHVKPSAANPQGGIEKREGSIHISNLMVVENGKPVRTGRKLNEKGKLQRYSKATGKFIA, from the coding sequence ATGGAAAAAAATACAAGTAAACCAGCAAAATTGCACGTTAAAAAAGGAGATACTGTTCAAGTGATCGCAGGTAATGCGAAAGGCAAAACAGGTGTTATCACTCAAGTGATCGTTGAAAAATCTCGTGCAATCGTAGAAGGAGCTAACTTGCAGACAAAGCACGTTAAGCCATCTGCAGCTAATCCTCAAGGAGGAATCGAAAAGCGTGAGGGTTCAATCCACATCTCTAACCTAATGGTAGTAGAAAATGGAAAGCCTGTACGTACAGGTCGTAAATTGAACGAGAAAGGTAAATTACAACGCTATTCAAAAGCGACAGGTAAATTTATCGCATAA
- the rplN gene encoding 50S ribosomal protein L14: MLQQESRLGVADNSGAKEVLVIRVLGGTGKRYASIGDKIVVSVKSALSSSNMKKGTVSRAVVVRVKKEIRRKDGSYIRFEDNAAVLLNANDEPRGTRIFGPVARELRDAGFMKIVSLAPEVL, translated from the coding sequence ATGTTACAGCAAGAATCAAGATTGGGTGTAGCGGATAATTCTGGAGCAAAAGAAGTTTTAGTCATTCGCGTTTTAGGCGGTACTGGCAAAAGATACGCTTCTATTGGAGATAAAATTGTCGTTTCTGTGAAGTCAGCTCTTTCTTCTTCTAATATGAAGAAAGGAACCGTTTCAAGAGCAGTAGTTGTTCGTGTGAAGAAAGAAATTCGTCGTAAAGATGGTTCATATATTCGTTTCGAAGATAACGCAGCCGTTTTATTAAACGCAAATGATGAGCCGAGAGGAACTCGTATTTTCGGGCCAGTTGCGCGTGAGTTGCGTGATGCAGGATTCATGAAAATTGTTTCCCTAGCCCCTGAAGTTTTATAA
- the rpsQ gene encoding 30S ribosomal protein S17, which translates to MEERNLRKVRIGKVVSNKMDKSITITVDRKVKHPLYGKFVQKTTKLMAHDENNECGIGDTVKVMETRPLSKNKCWRLIEVVAKAK; encoded by the coding sequence ATGGAAGAAAGAAACCTGAGAAAAGTAAGAATTGGGAAAGTGGTGAGTAACAAGATGGATAAATCTATCACCATTACCGTTGACCGTAAGGTTAAGCACCCATTGTACGGAAAGTTCGTACAGAAAACAACAAAATTGATGGCACACGATGAGAACAACGAGTGCGGAATCGGTGACACAGTGAAAGTGATGGAAACTCGTCCTCTTTCTAAAAACAAGTGTTGGAGATTAATAGAAGTAGTCGCTAAAGCGAAGTAA
- the rpmC gene encoding 50S ribosomal protein L29 — MKNAEIQKLGVEELKKQIAAEQENISRLKLAHAISPIENPMRIRQNRKLIAKLETALSAATKA; from the coding sequence ATGAAAAACGCAGAAATACAAAAATTAGGAGTTGAAGAATTAAAGAAGCAGATCGCTGCTGAGCAAGAGAACATCTCTCGTTTGAAATTAGCTCACGCTATTTCACCGATTGAGAATCCAATGCGCATTCGTCAAAACCGTAAATTGATCGCGAAATTAGAAACTGCTCTAAGCGCGGCAACAAAAGCTTAA
- the rplP gene encoding 50S ribosomal protein L16 — MLQPKRTKFRKQQKGRVRGVATRGHEIDFGSFAIKSLEPGRITARQIEAARISVTRAMKREGQVWIRVFPDKPITKKPAEVRMGKGKGAPEYWVANVRPGTILFESSGVPLAVAQEALRLAAQKLPMRTKFVVRRDYSE; from the coding sequence ATGTTACAACCAAAAAGAACGAAATTTCGTAAGCAACAAAAAGGTCGCGTTAGAGGTGTTGCAACCCGTGGCCACGAGATTGATTTTGGATCATTCGCTATTAAATCTTTAGAGCCAGGTCGTATCACCGCTCGTCAAATTGAAGCAGCTCGTATCTCGGTAACCCGTGCTATGAAACGTGAAGGACAAGTTTGGATCCGTGTTTTCCCTGACAAACCTATCACTAAGAAGCCTGCAGAGGTTCGTATGGGTAAGGGTAAAGGTGCTCCTGAGTATTGGGTAGCTAATGTTCGCCCAGGAACTATCTTGTTTGAATCGTCAGGTGTACCTTTGGCGGTTGCTCAAGAGGCTTTACGCTTAGCAGCACAAAAGTTGCCAATGCGTACGAAGTTTGTTGTTCGTAGAGATTATTCAGAATAG
- the rpsC gene encoding 30S ribosomal protein S3, whose product MGQKINPIGLRLGIVRGWDSNWYGGKTFADKLVEDEKIRKYVAARIPKGSISKVIIERTLKRITLTINTARAGVVIGKQGAEVDKVKEELKKITGKDVQINIFEIKRPEIDAKLIGEAIAQQLQARISFRRAMKQAIASAMRVGAQGIKLKLSGRLGGAEMARSEGYKEGRIPLHTLRADVDYAISEALTVYGKIGIKVWVFRGEVFGKPDLSPNANMGLQSTAADSRGGDRGPRGRGDDRGRGRRPEGADQGGDRNKPGAGGANRGRGGKR is encoded by the coding sequence ATGGGACAAAAAATTAACCCTATTGGATTAAGATTAGGTATCGTGAGAGGTTGGGATTCTAATTGGTACGGAGGTAAAACTTTCGCTGATAAGCTTGTCGAAGACGAGAAAATCAGAAAGTACGTAGCCGCTCGTATTCCAAAAGGATCTATCTCAAAAGTTATTATTGAGCGTACCTTAAAGCGCATCACTTTGACAATCAACACGGCTCGTGCTGGTGTGGTTATCGGAAAGCAAGGTGCTGAGGTAGATAAAGTAAAAGAAGAGTTAAAGAAAATCACGGGTAAAGATGTTCAAATCAACATCTTTGAGATTAAGCGTCCAGAAATCGATGCGAAATTAATCGGTGAAGCTATCGCTCAACAATTACAAGCTCGTATTTCTTTCCGTCGTGCGATGAAGCAAGCTATCGCGTCAGCGATGCGTGTAGGTGCGCAAGGAATTAAATTAAAATTATCAGGTCGTTTAGGTGGTGCTGAAATGGCGCGTTCTGAAGGATACAAAGAAGGTCGTATTCCTCTTCACACACTTCGTGCGGATGTTGATTACGCTATCTCTGAAGCTTTAACAGTTTACGGAAAGATCGGTATTAAGGTATGGGTATTCCGTGGTGAAGTTTTTGGTAAGCCAGATTTATCTCCTAATGCAAACATGGGATTACAATCAACTGCAGCGGATTCTCGCGGTGGTGATCGTGGACCTCGTGGACGTGGTGATGACCGTGGTCGTGGCCGTCGTCCAGAAGGAGCAGATCAAGGTGGAGACCGTAACAAACCAGGTGCTGGCGGTGCGAACCGTGGCCGTGGTGGAAAGCGATAA
- the rplV gene encoding 50S ribosomal protein L22 produces the protein MEAIAKLRNVPTSPQKMRIVADMVRGQKVSKALGILKFEPKVGAKSIEKLLLSAVSNWQNKHVDAKIEEADLFIKTIFVDGGASIKRLRPAPQGRGHRILKRSNHITIVVASSEAPALVTSSAE, from the coding sequence ATGGAAGCAATTGCTAAATTAAGAAATGTTCCTACGTCGCCGCAGAAGATGCGTATTGTCGCAGACATGGTACGTGGACAGAAAGTATCCAAAGCGTTGGGTATCTTAAAATTTGAGCCCAAAGTTGGTGCTAAATCGATAGAGAAATTATTACTCTCTGCGGTTTCTAACTGGCAAAACAAGCATGTCGATGCTAAAATTGAGGAAGCTGACTTGTTTATCAAGACGATTTTCGTAGACGGAGGTGCTTCGATTAAGCGTTTACGTCCTGCTCCGCAAGGAAGAGGTCACCGCATCTTGAAGCGTTCAAATCACATCACTATTGTAGTGGCTTCTTCAGAGGCTCCTGCTTTAGTAACCAGTTCAGCAGAATAA
- the rpsS gene encoding 30S ribosomal protein S19, translating into MARSLKKGPYIDYRLDNKVQAMNESGKKSVIKTWSRRSMISPDFVGHTFAVHNGNKFIPVFATENMVGHKLGEFSPTRNFRGHVAKKDKGKR; encoded by the coding sequence ATGGCACGTTCACTAAAAAAAGGTCCTTACATTGATTACCGCCTTGATAACAAGGTTCAGGCTATGAACGAATCCGGAAAGAAATCCGTGATTAAAACATGGTCTAGACGTTCAATGATCTCTCCAGATTTCGTAGGTCACACATTCGCAGTACACAACGGGAATAAATTTATCCCTGTTTTTGCAACTGAAAATATGGTAGGTCACAAATTAGGTGAGTTCTCTCCAACACGTAACTTCCGTGGTCACGTGGCGAAAAAAGACAAAGGTAAAAGGTAA
- the rplB gene encoding 50S ribosomal protein L2, whose amino-acid sequence MAAIKKIKPTTPGQRHRIAPTFEEITTDKPYKPLLEPIKRTGGRNADGRRSMRYIGGGHKRRYRVIDFARLKFDVPATVLTVEYDPNRTSRIALIEYTDGQKSYILAPAGIQVGQTVISGEKVAPEVGNALPLANIPLGTLVHAIELQPGKGAEMARSAGTYAQLLARDGKYATLKLPSGEMRMVLARCLATIGTVSNSDHMNVNLGKAGRHRWLGRRPRVRGVVMNPVDHPMGGGEGRSSGGHPRSRNGLLAKGKKTRSPKKNTNRLIISRRKK is encoded by the coding sequence ATGGCAGCAATTAAAAAAATTAAACCAACAACTCCAGGACAACGTCACCGCATCGCGCCGACGTTCGAGGAGATTACTACGGACAAACCGTACAAGCCTTTACTAGAACCGATCAAAAGAACGGGTGGTAGAAATGCAGATGGTCGTCGCTCGATGCGTTACATCGGTGGTGGTCACAAGCGTCGTTACCGTGTGATTGATTTCGCTCGTTTGAAATTTGACGTTCCTGCAACGGTATTAACAGTAGAATACGATCCTAACCGTACTTCTCGTATCGCTCTTATTGAGTATACAGACGGTCAGAAATCTTATATTTTGGCACCAGCTGGTATCCAGGTGGGTCAAACAGTTATCTCAGGAGAGAAAGTAGCTCCAGAGGTGGGAAATGCATTGCCTTTGGCAAACATCCCATTAGGTACATTAGTGCACGCAATCGAATTACAACCTGGTAAAGGAGCTGAAATGGCTCGTTCTGCTGGTACGTACGCTCAATTGTTAGCACGTGATGGAAAATATGCAACCTTGAAATTGCCTTCAGGTGAGATGCGTATGGTACTTGCTCGTTGTCTTGCGACAATCGGTACAGTATCTAACTCGGATCACATGAACGTGAACTTAGGTAAAGCAGGACGTCACCGTTGGTTAGGTCGTCGTCCACGTGTTCGTGGTGTTGTAATGAACCCAGTTGATCACCCTATGGGTGGTGGTGAGGGTCGCTCTTCAGGAGGTCACCCACGTTCTCGTAACGGTTTATTGGCTAAGGGTAAGAAAACTCGTAGTCCAAAGAAAAACACTAATCGTCTTATCATCAGTAGAAGAAAAAAATAG
- the rplW gene encoding 50S ribosomal protein L23: MGIIKRPALTEKSQAMQEKGQYTFVVELTANKIEIAKEVKKMYGVDVQDVRTMRQIGKVKSKSTRTKVTSGRTSTIKKAIVTVAPGEVIDFYQGI, translated from the coding sequence ATGGGCATTATTAAACGTCCGGCCTTGACTGAAAAGTCGCAAGCCATGCAAGAGAAAGGCCAATACACGTTTGTTGTTGAGTTGACAGCAAATAAGATTGAGATTGCCAAAGAGGTGAAGAAGATGTACGGTGTTGATGTTCAAGATGTGAGAACAATGCGTCAGATTGGAAAAGTAAAATCCAAGTCTACACGTACCAAAGTCACTTCTGGACGTACTTCTACGATCAAGAAAGCAATTGTAACAGTAGCTCCAGGTGAAGTAATTGACTTCTACCAAGGAATCTAA
- the rplD gene encoding 50S ribosomal protein L4 translates to MELSVYNIAGKDTGKKITLSDEIFGIVPNEHVVYLDVKQYLANQRQGTHKAKERAEVSRSTRKIKKQKGTGGARAGSMKSPLMKGGGRIFGPRPRDYHFKLNKKVKALARQSALAAKAQSGDIAILDSVSFATPQTKAYLAMLKALQLDNTKTLLITPEVDKNVVLSGRNVPKTKVTTAGDVNTYDLVNAGKLLITTAAIEKIESSFSN, encoded by the coding sequence ATGGAATTATCAGTATATAACATAGCAGGAAAAGATACCGGAAAGAAAATTACTCTTTCTGACGAAATCTTTGGTATCGTTCCTAACGAGCATGTGGTTTACTTAGATGTGAAGCAATATTTAGCTAACCAACGTCAAGGAACTCACAAAGCGAAAGAGCGTGCAGAGGTTTCTCGCTCGACTCGCAAGATTAAGAAACAAAAAGGTACGGGTGGTGCGCGTGCAGGTTCAATGAAATCACCTTTGATGAAAGGTGGTGGACGTATCTTCGGACCACGCCCACGTGATTATCACTTCAAATTGAACAAGAAAGTGAAAGCATTGGCTCGCCAATCAGCTTTGGCTGCTAAGGCTCAGAGTGGAGATATCGCGATCTTGGATTCAGTTTCTTTCGCAACGCCACAAACTAAAGCGTATTTAGCAATGTTAAAAGCGCTTCAATTAGATAACACAAAAACATTATTGATCACTCCAGAAGTTGATAAGAATGTCGTATTATCTGGTCGTAACGTTCCAAAAACGAAAGTAACAACTGCCGGAGATGTGAACACATACGATTTAGTGAATGCAGGTAAATTGTTAATCACGACTGCAGCGATTGAAAAAATTGAGTCATCATTCAGTAACTAA
- the rplC gene encoding 50S ribosomal protein L3: MSGIIGKKVGMTSLYMEDGKAVPCTLIEAGPCVVTQVKTVEKEGYNAVQIGYGEKKEKHTTKSLLGHFKKANTTPKKKLVEFRTFEQPLALGDVLTVEMLELDTYVDVVGTSKGKGFQGVVKRHGFAGVGGQTHGQHNRGRHPGSIGACSFPSRVFKGLRMAGRTGGNRVKVQNLQVLRIYPEKNLVVVSGSVPGAKNSYVIIEN; encoded by the coding sequence ATGTCAGGAATTATTGGTAAAAAAGTCGGTATGACTAGCCTATACATGGAAGACGGTAAAGCTGTTCCATGTACGCTAATTGAAGCCGGTCCTTGTGTGGTTACACAAGTGAAAACTGTAGAGAAAGAAGGCTATAACGCTGTTCAAATCGGCTACGGTGAGAAAAAAGAAAAGCACACAACAAAATCTTTGTTGGGTCACTTCAAGAAAGCAAATACTACTCCTAAGAAAAAGTTGGTAGAATTTCGCACGTTTGAGCAGCCTCTTGCATTAGGGGATGTTTTAACGGTTGAAATGCTAGAGCTAGACACTTACGTTGACGTAGTGGGTACTTCTAAAGGTAAAGGTTTCCAAGGTGTTGTTAAGCGTCACGGATTTGCCGGTGTGGGTGGTCAAACTCACGGTCAGCATAACCGCGGTCGTCACCCAGGTTCAATTGGTGCGTGTTCATTCCCATCTCGTGTATTCAAAGGCTTACGCATGGCGGGTCGTACAGGTGGTAATCGTGTAAAGGTTCAAAACTTACAAGTTTTGAGAATCTATCCAGAGAAAAACTTAGTAGTAGTTTCTGGATCAGTACCTGGAGCTAAGAACTCATACGTAATCATTGAAAATTAA
- the fbaA gene encoding class II fructose-bisphosphate aldolase: MSSLSNQTGVLHGDAVQELFEIAKKNQFALPAVNVTGTDTVNAVLEAAKAVNSPVIIQFSNGGGIFYAGKTLSNENQAAAIAGSISGAYHVHQMAKAYGVQVVLHTDHCAKKLLPWIDGLLDAGEKFFAETGQPLFSSHMIDLSEEPLEENLEICAKYLERMSKMGMTLEIELGVTGGEEDGVDNSDVDSSKLYTQPEEVAYAYEVLSKISHRFTIAAAFGNVHGVYKPGNVKLQPVILKNSQEFIKEKYSLTAEKPINFVFHGGSGSSREEIREALSYGAIKMNIDTDTQWAFWEGILGFYKANEAYLQGQIGNPTGDDSPNKKYYDPRVWLRKGEETLVARLKTAFEDLNATNANQYL, translated from the coding sequence ATGTCAAGTTTATCCAATCAAACAGGAGTGTTGCACGGAGATGCGGTTCAAGAGTTATTTGAAATCGCTAAGAAAAATCAATTCGCTTTACCAGCGGTTAACGTAACAGGTACAGATACTGTGAATGCAGTATTAGAAGCAGCGAAAGCGGTGAATTCTCCGGTAATCATCCAATTTTCTAACGGTGGTGGTATTTTCTACGCTGGAAAGACGCTTTCTAACGAGAATCAAGCAGCGGCAATCGCTGGTTCGATCTCTGGCGCTTACCACGTTCACCAAATGGCGAAAGCATACGGTGTTCAAGTAGTTTTACACACAGACCACTGCGCGAAAAAATTATTGCCTTGGATCGACGGTTTATTAGATGCTGGTGAGAAATTCTTCGCTGAGACTGGACAACCTTTGTTCTCTTCTCATATGATTGATTTGTCTGAGGAGCCTTTGGAAGAAAACTTAGAAATCTGCGCTAAATATTTAGAGCGTATGTCTAAAATGGGCATGACGTTAGAAATCGAATTAGGGGTTACTGGTGGTGAAGAAGATGGTGTAGATAACTCTGACGTAGATTCATCTAAATTATATACACAACCAGAAGAGGTGGCTTATGCTTATGAAGTATTGTCCAAAATCTCACACCGTTTCACGATCGCTGCGGCATTCGGTAACGTACACGGAGTTTACAAGCCGGGTAACGTGAAGTTGCAACCAGTGATTTTGAAGAACTCACAAGAATTCATCAAAGAAAAATATAGCTTAACTGCTGAGAAACCTATCAACTTCGTATTCCATGGTGGTTCTGGTTCATCTCGCGAAGAAATCCGTGAGGCATTATCTTATGGTGCGATCAAAATGAATATCGATACAGATACGCAATGGGCATTCTGGGAAGGTATCTTAGGATTCTACAAAGCAAATGAGGCTTATTTACAAGGCCAAATCGGTAACCCAACAGGTGACGATTCTCCGAACAAGAAATACTATGACCCACGTGTTTGGTTACGTAAGGGCGAAGAGACTTTGGTAGCTCGTTTAAAAACAGCTTTCGAAGACTTGAACGCAACGAACGCGAATCAATATCTATAG
- a CDS encoding pirin family protein produces the protein MKTELHPASSRGTADHGWLKTAFSFSFAGYYNPARIHFGALRVLNDDFIAAGMGFGKHPHDNMEIVTIPMKGAVAHEDSMGTNGIINAGDVQIMSAGSGIYHSEFNASQTEGLELFQIWVMPKLKNITPRYDQRTYNPADFKGQWKTVVSPLGTDIDSLQVNQDTYFNITEIMEDESLSYALHGAQQGAFVFVIEGGIEVAGEKLGRRDAIGISQTDSIEVKASTGGTKVLLIEVPMVW, from the coding sequence ATGAAAACCGAACTACACCCTGCCTCCTCCCGCGGAACAGCCGATCACGGCTGGTTGAAAACCGCCTTTAGTTTTAGCTTTGCTGGATATTATAATCCGGCAAGAATCCATTTTGGTGCGTTGCGCGTACTGAATGATGATTTTATTGCGGCGGGGATGGGTTTTGGCAAACATCCGCATGATAATATGGAGATCGTGACCATTCCGATGAAGGGTGCGGTGGCGCATGAGGATTCGATGGGAACGAATGGGATTATTAATGCGGGGGATGTGCAGATTATGTCTGCGGGCTCTGGGATTTACCATTCGGAGTTTAATGCGAGTCAAACAGAGGGTTTGGAACTCTTCCAAATCTGGGTCATGCCTAAGCTGAAAAATATCACACCGCGCTACGATCAGCGTACCTATAATCCGGCGGATTTTAAGGGGCAATGGAAGACGGTGGTTTCTCCACTAGGAACGGACATTGATTCATTACAAGTAAATCAAGATACCTATTTTAATATCACTGAAATAATGGAAGACGAGAGTCTGAGCTATGCACTACATGGAGCACAGCAAGGGGCTTTTGTGTTTGTGATTGAAGGAGGAATCGAAGTGGCTGGCGAAAAGCTGGGGCGCAGAGATGCGATCGGGATTTCGCAGACAGATTCCATCGAGGTAAAAGCTTCAACAGGTGGCACGAAGGTGTTGTTGATTGAGGTACCTATGGTTTGGTAG
- a CDS encoding UDP-2,3-diacylglucosamine diphosphatase yields MGHHSQPTYKTIVISDLHLGSKGTKAAEVNEFLRAHSCHQLILNGDIIDGWQLKKGGSWKKKHTAFFRCVLKMMDKWDTEVIYLRGNHDDFLEQVLPLKIGKQFSIRQDYMLKSFGKKYFITHGDIFDSITSQMKWLAYLGDIGYTFLLWLNKWYNQYRSWQGKPYYSLSQVIKQKVKAAVNFISDFEEKLAELAKAKGADGIICGHIHKAEIKMIGGIAYMNSGDWVESLTALVETHQGEWQIIEFPLYNLKAELTEILGEAIAV; encoded by the coding sequence ATGGGCCATCATTCACAACCCACCTACAAAACGATCGTTATCTCAGACTTGCATTTAGGTAGCAAGGGAACTAAAGCAGCAGAGGTAAACGAATTCTTACGCGCACATTCGTGCCACCAACTCATCTTAAACGGCGATATCATCGACGGCTGGCAACTGAAAAAAGGAGGCAGCTGGAAGAAGAAGCACACGGCTTTTTTCCGTTGTGTGTTAAAGATGATGGACAAGTGGGATACCGAGGTGATTTATTTGCGCGGGAATCATGATGATTTCTTGGAGCAAGTACTTCCGTTGAAAATTGGGAAGCAGTTTTCGATTCGCCAGGACTACATGTTGAAGAGTTTTGGCAAGAAATACTTCATCACACACGGCGATATTTTCGACAGCATTACCAGCCAAATGAAATGGCTAGCCTATTTAGGCGATATCGGCTACACGTTCTTGTTGTGGTTGAATAAATGGTATAATCAATACCGCAGCTGGCAAGGAAAACCATACTACTCTCTATCACAGGTGATTAAGCAGAAAGTGAAGGCGGCGGTGAACTTCATCTCGGATTTTGAAGAGAAATTAGCGGAGTTAGCGAAGGCCAAAGGCGCGGATGGGATCATCTGTGGCCACATTCACAAGGCTGAAATCAAAATGATCGGCGGAATCGCGTATATGAATTCAGGCGATTGGGTTGAATCATTGACAGCCTTAGTAGAAACGCATCAAGGGGAATGGCAAATCATCGAATTCCCATTATACAATTTAAAAGCAGAGTTAACCGAAATTTTAGGCGAGGCAATCGCAGTATAA